The Candidatus Tumulicola sp. genomic interval GCGTCGTTCGCGGGGCTGGCCGGCGTGATCTATGCGGCGAAACTGACGTTGATCAGCCCGGACGAATTCAACTTCTCGGTCTCGGTCACCATTCTGGCGGCGATCGTGCTGGGCGGCATGGGCAGCTTGCTCGGCGTTTTTGTGGGCGGCGTGCTGCTCGCACTGCTCAATTTCTTGATCCTGCCGCAGGCGACGAATTGGACGCACGCGCTCGGCGCGCATCTGCATCTGCCGGCGCTGATGAGCCTCGATTTCACGAACTACCGCTACATGATCTACGGCGCGATCTTGGTGCTGGTCATGTTGTTCAGGCCGGAAGGGCTGATCCCGACGGCCTCGCATCGCGCCGAACTGCGTGTCAAGAGATGACGCCCCTCTTGCAGCTCGACAACGTGACGAAGCGGTTTGGCGGTTTGATCGCCGTACACGATCTCAGCCTGCAGGTCGAGCAGGGCGCCATCGTCAGCTTGATCGGGCCGAACGGCGCGGGCAAATCGACCGTGTTCAATCTCATCACCGGGATCTACGCGCCGACTTCCGGGTCGATCGAATTCAATGGCCGGCAGCTCAATGGTCTGCGGCCCGATTTGGTCGCCGCGGCCGGCGCCATGCGCACGTTTCAAAACATCCGCCTCTTCGCATTCATGAGCGTGCTCGAGAACGTGATGGTCGGGCGGCACGTCCGGATGCATGCGACCGCATTCGACGGAGCGCTGAGAACGCCGCGAGCGGTGCGCGAGGAGCAGGCGGTCACCGATCGCGCGATGGAGCTCTTGGAATATGTCGGACTGACTCAGTACGCGTCTGAATGGGCGCGAAACTTGCCGCACGGCATGCAGCGACGCCTGGAGATCGCGCGCGCGTTGGCCGCCGATCCTACACTGCTGCTGTTGGATGAACCCGCAGCGGGGACGAATCCGGCTGAAAAGCAGCAGTTGATGAGCCTGGTGGAGTCGATCCGCGCGCGTGGTGTCACCGTGCTGCTGATCGAGCACGACATGAAACTGGTCATGGGCATCTCCGACTATATCCACGTGCTCGATCATGGGGATAAGATCAGCGAAGGGCGGCCCGAGCAGGTGCGCCACGACCCGCGCGTCATCGAAGCGTACTTGGGGAAGGGCGCATGAGCGCGCAGGTACTGGCGCTGTCGGGCGTCGAGGCGTTTTACGGGCGTATCCCGGCACTGCGCGGCATCAGCTTGACGGTCGGTGAGGGTGAAGTGGTCGCGCTCATCGGCGGCAACGGGGCCGGCAAGACGACGACTCTGCGCACGATCTCCGGCCTGGTGCGAGCGGCGAAGGGGAGCATCCATCTTCGCGACCGCGTCATCACGCACGTCTTGCCGGATCGCATCGTGCGCATGGGAGTCGTGCAGGTACCCGAAGGGCGGCGCATCTTCCCGCGCATGACGGTGCTGGAGAACTTGGAGCTCGGCGCGTTCGTCCGCACCGACAAGGCCGGCGTGCGCAAGGATCTGGACGACGTGTTCGCGCTGTTCCCTCGGCTGGCGGAGCGGCGCGCGCAGAAAGCGGGCACGCTGTCTGGCGGTGAACAGCAAATGCTGGCCATCGGGCGGGCGATGATGGCGAAGCCGAAGCTGCTCCTCTTGGACGAGCCGTCGCTCGGCCTTTCGCCGATCCTCGTCGACACGATCTTCTCGGTGATCGTCGACATCAACAAGGGCGGCGTGCCGATCCTGTTGATCGAGCAGAATGCTCGCAAAGCGCTGCAGGTCGCCTCGCGCGGTTACGTGATGGAAACGGGTACTATCGTCAAGGAAGGCACGGCGTCCGCCCTGCTCGCCGATGACGACGTGCGCAAGGCGTACTTGGGCGAGGATTAAATCTCCGGGGCTAAAGCCCCGGCACTACAACAGTCAGGAATATGGGCTATACTGCAATGTCTATGCTTTTCAGACAGGTTCTCGTAGCGGTCTTGCTGGCCGTGTCCGTGGCAGGCTGTGCCCCCGCTGCTCGAGCGCCTGCGACGCCCGCGCCGGCCGAGAGCCTCGTGGTCGGGGACATTCCGGACACGCAGGCCTTCGTCACGTATAGCTCGCCGAGCGGCTATCAAGTCGACGTCCCCGAGGGTTGGAGCCGCTCTGCGCGTGGCAGCGCGGTCGCTTTCAGCGACAAGTACAACGGCGAGAGGATCGAAGTGCGCGCCGATGCCGCCGCCTCCTCTCCTGCGAGCCAGGCGCGCGCGCTTGACTGGATCCGCAGCATCGCGCAGGCGGTGCGAAATCTGCACGCCCTGCCGCAGACGCTTTCCGGACACCAGGTAGTGCGCGTCGACTTCACGTCCGATTCGAAGCTGAACACCGTCACCGGGCGGAGCATCCGGCTTGACGACCGCGCCTACTTCTTCGTCCGTGGCGACAAACAAGCGATGCTCTTGTTGTGGGCGCCCGTAGGCTCGGATAACGTGGACCAGTGGAAGCGGATCGCCACGAGTTTCGGCTGGCGATAGATGGCGCTGCTGCCTTCGCTCGGAACACTACATTTTGGTTGAACTTGGGGTCGGCGCAGGCGGCGGCAGCGATGGGTTTGGCGAGGGCGACGGCGGCATGAACTTCATCACGTAATCAGCGTTATCGCCGCCGTACGCGACCCACACGTTGTGCGTCTTGGGATCCACGGCGAGGGTGTGCGCGCCGCGCGGAATGGTCACGTCGCCGAGACGGCCGAAACCCACGCTCGTAGTGCCGATGACCGCCAACAGACCAAGGCCGCTGGCGCAATAGAGGCGCTGCAAGCCTGCATCCCAAGCGATTTGATCGACGCGCGGCGGGATGTCGATCGCCTGCAAGACGCTGCCGGTGTTCATGTCGATGACGGCCAGCTTCCCGTTGCTGCCCGCGCTGAACAAGCGGTGCCCGGCTCCGTCGATGGCCAAGCCGCGCGGATCGCTAGCCGGAGCGATCGGCCACATGCCGGAGACCGCGTTGGTCTGAGGATCGATCACCACGACCGAGTTGACCGACGTGACGTTTTGGTACACGCGGTCGGTGACCGGATCGTACTCCAGATACTCCGGCCCTTTTGGGATCTCGATGGCGCCGCGGAGTTTATTGGTGCGTGAATCGATCACCCACACCTCGCCGCTGTCGCTGTGGTCCGCGTACAGCATGTCGTTCTTGGGATCGAAAGTCACTGCGCCGGCGGCGCCGGGCACGCTGATGCGGTCGTTCTCGACGAGATATCTGCGGTGCACCACATCGACGATGCCGTCTTCTGTGCCGACGAAGATCTTGCCGTGCTTGACGTCGAGCGCGACGCCGTGGCCCGCTCCGGTTCGCACGCGTCGCTCGATCTCGCCGGTATCCATGTTCACGACGAGGAGATCGTTGCTGCTGGTGTGAGCGGCGAGCAACCGCCGATACTGGCCGTCCACCGTCATGTAGTCGAAACGGCCGGCCTCGCGGGGAACCGCGATGGCCGGCTGAGCAGAGAGCAATTGGACGTCGGCGACGGCGCGCGGCGCGCCAAGGCCTGCGACGAGCGACGCGACTGTGAGTGCACCCAGCGCGACCAGATGCGAAAGGCGCTGCATGGTGTGGAGACTCCATTCTCCGAGCTCGCTGTCGCTCGCTCGGAACACTACACCCGGTTCTTGTGCGCCCTAGCGTATTTTTGCAGCGACCCCGACGCCGTCGCCCAAGGGCAGGATCGTCGCATTGAAACTCTGATGGCCGAGCAGCAGCTCGTTGAAGCGGCGGATGGCCCGCGTGGCCTCTGCGTCATCGCCGCCCGGTGCTTGCGACGCGCGATGCGACCACAGCAAGTTGTCGACGATGACCAGACCCGAATGCTTCACCAGCGGCACGACTTGTTCCAGGTAATCCGCATACTCTTCCTTGAGAGCGTCGATGAGAATGATGTCGTATAACCTCTTCGGCAGGCGCCCGAGCACGGCCAACGCGGGCTGATTGATGATCTCGATGCGCTCGGCCACGCCTGCTCGCTCGAAAAACGAGCGCGCGACGTCGGTGCGGCGCACATCCGGGTCGATCGTCCAAATGCGCCCGGCCTCCGGCTGCGCGCGCGCCATCCATAGCGTCGAGCAGCCATAAGCGGTGCCGATCTCCAGGATGTTCGAGGCCAGCATGCAGCTGGTCATCACCGACAGGAAGCGTCCGACTTCGCGGTGGATGATCGGCACCTCGTCCCGTTTGCCGAGCGCCTCCAATTCGAGCATGAGCGCATCCGGCTCGCCGTGCAGGCGGCTCAGATACGCGAGGTCGCGGTCGTTCGGATTCTCGCTCATGCCGCTCGCCGTCGCGAGCCGAGCCGCACGACTCGCCCCGATCGCGATGAGGCGCGCGCCGCGTCGAGAACCTCTTGCACGCGAACGCCGTCCTCAAACGTCGGCACTGAAGATGGCCGGCCTTCAAGGCTCTCGAGCATCTCGCTGACGAGGACGTAGAACGGACCCATCAGCCGGTGCTTGTCTGCGAACTCACGCGGATAGCGCGAAGGAGCCGTCACACGCACAGGATCGCGCCCGGCGCGCAAGCCGAATAGCTCCTCGTCGTTGCGGATCGTCAGCGCACCTTTGGAACCGAAGATGCTGATCGAGGAGAACGACGCGCCGGCGGTCGCGCTCACGTCGATCGACGCCAGCGCACCGCCGGACAAAACCAGGCGGAGCGAAAAATTATCATCGGCGTCAACGCTGCCGCGCGGACCCTCGACCCGTTCGCGCTGTCGCACTTTGGTCTGCAGCGTGGCGCTCACTTCGCTGATCTCGCCTCCGAGCCAGCGGCAATAGTCGATGAGGTGCGAGCCGAGCGCACCCAGCACGCCGCCGCCGCTCTTGCTGCGCGACTGCCAGCCGAAGCGCAATATGCTGCTCGCCGCCATCCATGGGGATGCCTCGACGATCGCGATGCGTTGCAGTTGCCCTAGCCAGCCGTCATCCACGAGGTCTTTGGCGCGCCGCCGCACCGGGAGATAGCGGAATTCGTGGTCGAGGAATCCGGAACGCTTCGCGCGGCGGGCGGCCGCGAGCATGTGGCGCGCGTCTCGGACGGAAAGAGCGAAGGGCTTTTCGCACAACACATGCTTGCGCGCGCGCAACGCGGCGATAGTGATCGGCTCGTGCAGGTCCGGCGGCGTGACGATGCTGACGAGGTCGACATCCGGCCGAGCGACGGCCTCACGGTAGTCGTCCGTGAAATGCTCGATGCGATATTCGGCGGCCGCGGCCTTGGCGCGGGCGAGCGTCCCCGAGCATAGCGCGACGACGCGGGTCTCCGGGTGGGCCGCGAACACCGGCAATTGCACGCGACTGCCGAAGCCCATTCCGATGATCGCCACGCGCAGTGGGTTGGGGGTCACTACGATTCTCCGCTGGTTCTTCCGAGCTTCGCTCGGAACGCTACGTTAGGTCGTCCTACAAGAGCGAGAGCTGATCGGGATGGTCTGACGCCGCCATTCTCGCTTCCGGCGGCACGAGGTTGCCGAAACGCGCGACGAAATCGACCACCCGTTTTTGCAGATACTCGCGATCTTCGTCTGCGGCATACTCCTCGGACAGCGCTAGCTCCCCTCCCGTCCGCTGATACACGCGGACTTTGTCGCCGACGGCGAGCCCCCTTTCGGCGAGCGCGTGCGCCAGGCGGCGGTTGCCCGGCGAGCTGAACGTCTTCGGCGTGATCGATTCGCGGCGGCTGAATTCGTCCAGGCTGAGCCGGCCTTGCCGCACCTTGTCGACGACCTGCTTGACGATCTCCGCGACGCGCTCGGGATGCCCGTCCATCAACGCGACGGTGATATCCGTCACGAGCGCGCGCCCAAAGGCTTCATCGCGCGCGGAACGCATCGCCGAGCCGCGCAGCACCACGCTGCCGTTGAGCCTGCGCAGCGCATAGTTCTTCGCCATGAGCGAAAGCATGGCGTCGTAGCGCTCCTCGCAGACCAGCCGCGCTTCATCGCCGAGCCCCAAGTCGACGCTCCCGACGATCGCTTGCGCATCCGCTCCGGCTGGAACCGTGAAAAAAGCGCCATCGGTGTCGGCTTCGATCACGAGACAACCCCGATCGCGCAACCCCTCGACGATCTTCTCCATCACCTCGCGGCCCGCCTCAGTGACGCGCGCCGCCGCGGCGGGGTCGTTGAAATGCAGCCCGTTCGTCCCCAAGAAGCCGAAGAACGAGTTGACGAGGATCTTGAAGGCCTGCTGCAACCCGTCGGCCGCGAGGTACGCGTCGCCGGTCTGGTCCCCTGCCGCCGCGGCGCGGCGCTTGGCTTGCATCCGGAAATCCCGCAGGCCGCGCAGCATCGGGAGAAAGACATCAAGATCGTCGTCCTGCGGCGCGATGTGGCGCGCCAGCATGAGCGACGGATACAAGCTCTCGACGTCGCACTTGACGACGTCGCGGAAGACGCCGGTCTCGAAAGCCGCTGTGAGCGCGCCTTCGATGGGCATGGACGCCCGCGGTCGCGGGATGGAATGATGCGCGCGCAGATACGCGCGCACCATCAACCGCTCGATGCGACCTCCGATGCCCACGAACGCGAGCCCTTGCAACGACTCGGGCACCATTTGCGCCTGATAGAACTCGGACGGGGTGACCATCGCCGAGAGCCGGGCCGTGTCGCGCGCATCGTCGAGGCAGTAAGCCTTGAGCTTGGCTCGTTCGGCCGGATCGGCCCACAGCGCCCGCATGTTGGCGGCGTTGACGAGCGTCCGCGCATCGTCCCCGATGCCGAGCGTGCGGACCACATGCTTCAACTTGTAGTTGGGCAGACGGCGCGCGACGTCCCAACGCATGACGCCGTAGAAGGTGTCGATGATCTGACGCCCCTCGATGCGATAGTACCTCGCGACCATGCCGTTGGGGACGCTGCGGCGCAGGCTCTCGTCCACATACAAGGGCGTGCGTCCGTCTCGCCCGAGGATCAGCGGCACATCGAGGCGCCGCGCGCGCTGCGCCAAGTACCAGAGATCGAAATTGAAGACGTTGTGGCCCTCCACAAGGTCCGGGTCCAACGCGCGCACGATGCGCGCGAACTCTGCGATGAGCGCGCCTTCGTTTTCGAATTCGTCGAGCGCGAGGACCCGCTCGAAGCCGCTGGTGTCGGTCACCGCGATGAGACAGATAGCGCCGTCTTCGCGGTCGGGGTACACGTCGAGCGTCTCGATGTCGAATTGTAGCCGGCGAAGCTGCGAGAATTCCAGCCCTCGATAAAAGGTATCGCCGCTGTGCGTCAAGTGCGCGGTCACCGGATCTTGGTACACTAGGCGCTGATCGCTGGCGAGCGAGTGCGCGAATTCGACAGCCCGTCCGCTGGAATTGACGAGCAGATGGCGCAGCGGGTGGGGCCCGGCGAGCTCGATGCTGTCGTCCATCTGCTTGCGCGCGAGCACCCAAGACTGCAGCGGCGCAACGCTGCGCTCAACGCGTGGCCCGTCGCGCTGGTAGATGACGACGTTGCCTGCAAGATCCGGCTCGACCGCGACGATGCCGGCGCGCGCGCCATGACCGAAGATCAGGGGATCGGTGGAGTTCATCCTTTGGTGAGAGCCATTCTAATGAAACGCGATGCCCTCTGGGAAATTGAAGCCAGTGCTGGGTCCTTTGATCTCAGCCAGTGGAGCGGCGTCGCCGTTCGCCGCCGGCGCGAATATCCCGACGGAGTTCCCGTTATAGTTGGCGACGTAGATGTTGCCGTTGGGCGCGATGGCCACTTGCGTTGGGGTGGACAGGCCGGTGTTCGGGCCTCCGATGTTGAGCGTCGGCGCGGCGTTGCCGGTGGCGTTGAGTGAAAAGACGAGCACCGAGTTTCCGTTCGTATTGGCGACGTACAGCTTGCCGCCGCTGATCGTCAAACCCTCCGGTCCGTTCAGCCCGGTGTTGCTGCCCGCGATCGCGGCCGTCGGTTTGACGTCGCCGGTCGCGTTTGCGGGAAACACTTCGATCGCGTCCGTATCGTGCACGGCGACGTACATCGAGCCGGCGCCGTCAAGCGCGATGCCGCTCGGATAGGCAAAGCCGGTGTTAGCGCCCTTGAGGCTCGCCATCGGAGCGACGTCTCCGTTGGCGCCGGGCGAGAACTCGTCGACCGAATTGGAGAGGTTGCTGACCGCATAGATGTCGCCGCTGGCGTCGGTGACGACCGCGCATGCTTCGGAGAGTCCGGTGCTCGGCCCCGCGATGTTCTGGAGCGGCGCAGCGTCGCCGATCGCCCCGGCGGCATAGACGGTGACGCCGTCCGTGCTGAGGTGCGTGTTACCGACGTACAGCCGCCCCGAGACATCGAGGGAGATGTTGTACGGTTCGCTGAGCTTCGTCGCGTTGCCGAGAAGCAGCTTCACGGGGGCGGCGTCACCGCTCGCATTGCCGGCAAAGACGAGGATCTGATCTGTGGCGCTGTTCGTCACATAAAGCATCGGCTCGCTTGAGCCCGGGGTTCCTGCATTCGTCATCGCACCGCCGCCGCCCGAGCATGCGGTGAGGAATATACATATCAGCCAGATCAACGGCGCCATCTGCGGCCGCTGCATCATGTCGGGCTCGGGCTGGGCGGCGCAGGCGGCGAAGCCATCGGTGCGTCACTCGATTGCGGGATGGGTATAGGCGGTAAGCTCTCGCTGGGAGCCGGGGTCGTCGTTTCGCTCGGCGCCGGCTGGGGCGACGAGAGGAAGAACGTGTTGGTCGGCCCTGGATGCGCGAGCGGGCTCGGGTTGCCACCACCCGAAAAGATGGCGGAGTCGGGCGATGCGAACCTGGTGAGCGTGTTCAATGTGGGCTGCGCGTTCGGCGATGCGGGCGACACACCGGCGACGTAGCGCACGAGCTTCACCGTGTACTGCGCGTTCAGGTCGTAGCCGCCGTGATCGCCGCGCGCGCTTGCGGCGTTGCCGCGGCTGCCGACCGTCAGACTCATGCCCAACAACACCCCGCGCTCTTTGTCCACAAATGCCTGGATCACCGCCGCGCCCGCGCCGCGCAGCGTGGTCGATCCGTAGCCGGATATTTTCGTCGAACCCGAGACGTCGGCGCTGCCGGTCGACGTCACCCCGATGACATTGGGCGGGCCATCGGCGCTCGGCGCGTTGGCCGTATTGGACATGTGCAGCGCGAGAGACGCGAGCGGCAGGTTTACGCTTGCCTCACTGCGCCATGTCATGCTCGGCTCGAGTTTGTCGGGCGCGGCTCCGGCGAGCACTCCGGCAAGCGGCGAGAGGTCGGCGAGACCGCCGTCGACGTTGACCGATCCATCTGAGCGGACGTCGGGACTCGGCGGCGGCGATGCGCTGGGCACGGCTTTTGGGCTCGCGCTTGGAGTCGCCGCCGCGCCCGCCGCGGGGCTCGCTATCGCTACCGCGGTCGCGACCGCGAGCACCGGGTTGCCCGCGCTGCTCAAGCCTTCGACCGTGAAGGCCACGCTTCGTCGCGTCGTTGATTCCAGATTTTTGACGTCGATCGAGCCATCCGGGCGTCTGAACCGCACGGTGAGCTTCGTGTTCTGCTCGATCGTGTACACTTGCTGCTCGCCGATGCCGAAAGATCTTCCGGGCACGAATGCAGTTGCCGTACGCGGAGGCGGCGCCGCGGCGGCTAAAGCTGCGACCGCCAGTGCCAGGACGCCGAATGCGAAAAGCGGCGAGTGGTTTTGCGGACGGCTCACAAGCTATAACTCGGCGTTATGGTGGGCAGCGGGGCCGGTCCCAACCCGGTCGGCACCGCGGTCGGGACCTCGAGCGGCGTCGGCGAAGGCGTGGGAGCGGCGCTCGCAGCGGGAGTGGGCGGAGCGGCGGTGGCCTTCGCGCGTTCGATCGAGCGCAGCACGATGTTGATGGTGGTGGACGAATCGACGTGCGAGCCGCGCGGTCCGTTCGAGACGAGAAAATCGTCGCGCAGCGCCTCGCCGACGAAAAGACGGTCGAGCTGATCGTAGTAGTACGTGCCCGCGATGGTGAGCGACGCTTGCACCGGCTTGAACGGGTCTGCCGACGTATAGTCACCGCTGCCTA includes:
- a CDS encoding O-methyltransferase yields the protein MSENPNDRDLAYLSRLHGEPDALMLELEALGKRDEVPIIHREVGRFLSVMTSCMLASNILEIGTAYGCSTLWMARAQPEAGRIWTIDPDVRRTDVARSFFERAGVAERIEIINQPALAVLGRLPKRLYDIILIDALKEEYADYLEQVVPLVKHSGLVIVDNLLWSHRASQAPGGDDAEATRAIRRFNELLLGHQSFNATILPLGDGVGVAAKIR
- a CDS encoding ABC transporter ATP-binding protein, which produces MTPLLQLDNVTKRFGGLIAVHDLSLQVEQGAIVSLIGPNGAGKSTVFNLITGIYAPTSGSIEFNGRQLNGLRPDLVAAAGAMRTFQNIRLFAFMSVLENVMVGRHVRMHATAFDGALRTPRAVREEQAVTDRAMELLEYVGLTQYASEWARNLPHGMQRRLEIARALAADPTLLLLDEPAAGTNPAEKQQLMSLVESIRARGVTVLLIEHDMKLVMGISDYIHVLDHGDKISEGRPEQVRHDPRVIEAYLGKGA
- a CDS encoding Gfo/Idh/MocA family oxidoreductase, which produces MTPNPLRVAIIGMGFGSRVQLPVFAAHPETRVVALCSGTLARAKAAAAEYRIEHFTDDYREAVARPDVDLVSIVTPPDLHEPITIAALRARKHVLCEKPFALSVRDARHMLAAARRAKRSGFLDHEFRYLPVRRRAKDLVDDGWLGQLQRIAIVEASPWMAASSILRFGWQSRSKSGGGVLGALGSHLIDYCRWLGGEISEVSATLQTKVRQRERVEGPRGSVDADDNFSLRLVLSGGALASIDVSATAGASFSSISIFGSKGALTIRNDEELFGLRAGRDPVRVTAPSRYPREFADKHRLMGPFYVLVSEMLESLEGRPSSVPTFEDGVRVQEVLDAARASSRSGRVVRLGSRRRAA
- a CDS encoding NHL repeat-containing protein, translating into MMQRPQMAPLIWLICIFLTACSGGGGAMTNAGTPGSSEPMLYVTNSATDQILVFAGNASGDAAPVKLLLGNATKLSEPYNISLDVSGRLYVGNTHLSTDGVTVYAAGAIGDAAPLQNIAGPSTGLSEACAVVTDASGDIYAVSNLSNSVDEFSPGANGDVAPMASLKGANTGFAYPSGIALDGAGSMYVAVHDTDAIEVFPANATGDVKPTAAIAGSNTGLNGPEGLTISGGKLYVANTNGNSVLVFSLNATGNAAPTLNIGGPNTGLSTPTQVAIAPNGNIYVANYNGNSVGIFAPAANGDAAPLAEIKGPSTGFNFPEGIAFH
- a CDS encoding 3'-5' exonuclease — protein: MNSTDPLIFGHGARAGIVAVEPDLAGNVVIYQRDGPRVERSVAPLQSWVLARKQMDDSIELAGPHPLRHLLVNSSGRAVEFAHSLASDQRLVYQDPVTAHLTHSGDTFYRGLEFSQLRRLQFDIETLDVYPDREDGAICLIAVTDTSGFERVLALDEFENEGALIAEFARIVRALDPDLVEGHNVFNFDLWYLAQRARRLDVPLILGRDGRTPLYVDESLRRSVPNGMVARYYRIEGRQIIDTFYGVMRWDVARRLPNYKLKHVVRTLGIGDDARTLVNAANMRALWADPAERAKLKAYCLDDARDTARLSAMVTPSEFYQAQMVPESLQGLAFVGIGGRIERLMVRAYLRAHHSIPRPRASMPIEGALTAAFETGVFRDVVKCDVESLYPSLMLARHIAPQDDDLDVFLPMLRGLRDFRMQAKRRAAAAGDQTGDAYLAADGLQQAFKILVNSFFGFLGTNGLHFNDPAAAARVTEAGREVMEKIVEGLRDRGCLVIEADTDGAFFTVPAGADAQAIVGSVDLGLGDEARLVCEERYDAMLSLMAKNYALRRLNGSVVLRGSAMRSARDEAFGRALVTDITVALMDGHPERVAEIVKQVVDKVRQGRLSLDEFSRRESITPKTFSSPGNRRLAHALAERGLAVGDKVRVYQRTGGELALSEEYAADEDREYLQKRVVDFVARFGNLVPPEARMAASDHPDQLSLL
- a CDS encoding ABC transporter ATP-binding protein; translation: MSAQVLALSGVEAFYGRIPALRGISLTVGEGEVVALIGGNGAGKTTTLRTISGLVRAAKGSIHLRDRVITHVLPDRIVRMGVVQVPEGRRIFPRMTVLENLELGAFVRTDKAGVRKDLDDVFALFPRLAERRAQKAGTLSGGEQQMLAIGRAMMAKPKLLLLDEPSLGLSPILVDTIFSVIVDINKGGVPILLIEQNARKALQVASRGYVMETGTIVKEGTASALLADDDVRKAYLGED
- a CDS encoding YncE family protein, with product MQRLSHLVALGALTVASLVAGLGAPRAVADVQLLSAQPAIAVPREAGRFDYMTVDGQYRRLLAAHTSSNDLLVVNMDTGEIERRVRTGAGHGVALDVKHGKIFVGTEDGIVDVVHRRYLVENDRISVPGAAGAVTFDPKNDMLYADHSDSGEVWVIDSRTNKLRGAIEIPKGPEYLEYDPVTDRVYQNVTSVNSVVVIDPQTNAVSGMWPIAPASDPRGLAIDGAGHRLFSAGSNGKLAVIDMNTGSVLQAIDIPPRVDQIAWDAGLQRLYCASGLGLLAVIGTTSVGFGRLGDVTIPRGAHTLAVDPKTHNVWVAYGGDNADYVMKFMPPSPSPNPSLPPPAPTPSSTKM